One stretch of Bombus terrestris chromosome 5, iyBomTerr1.2, whole genome shotgun sequence DNA includes these proteins:
- the LOC100648860 gene encoding uridine diphosphate glucose pyrophosphatase NUDT14, with protein sequence MDIKAQEKQNKNIRRRILDVQQLRIAECPSDSPWIRPVRIHYQQDGEQKDWDVVRAHDGVSIIIFNISRKKLVFVRQYRPAFFYTFLPEKQGPVDLKQYPPSLGLTLELCAGIVDKDKPLVEIAKDEVREECGYEVPTEAFKYIITFRYVSTSVCKHTLFYVEVTDEMHTHPGGGAASEGELIEVVELSIPEVKEYINSEEVQSPPCLLYGVTWFLANKSQHCS encoded by the exons ATGGATATAAAGGCACAagagaagcaaaataaaaatatacgtcgAAGAATACTCGATGTGCAACAATTACGTATAGCAGAATGTCCGTCGGATTCACCGTGGATCAGACCCGTTCGGATACATTACCAACAAGATGGCGAACAGAAAGATTGGGATGTGGTAAGAGCACATGATGGTGTGAGTATAATTATCTTCAACATCAGCCGAAAGAAACTGGTGTTTGTTCGACAATATCGCCCAGCGTTCTTTTATACGTTTCTTCCGGAGAAACAAGGGCCGGTAGATCTTAAACAATATCCACCGTCACTGGGTTTAACTTTGGAACTTTGCGCCGGTATTGTGGATAAAGATAAACCACTTGTCGAGATTGCGAAAGATGAAGTAAGAGAAGAATGTGGATACGAAGTGCCAACAGAAGCCTTTAAATACATCATTACTTTCAG GTATGTTTCCACTTCAGTCTGCAAACATACACTATTTTACGTGGAAGTTACAGATGAGATGCATACACATCCTG GAGGGGGTGCTGCATCTGAAGGTGAACTGATCGAAGTGGTGGAACTAAGCATCCCAGAAGTAAAAGAATACATCAATTCTGAGGAAGTTCAAAGTCCACCTTGTTTATTATATGGTGTTACCTGGTTTTTAGCTAACAAATCTCAACACTGTTCTTAA
- the LOC100647728 gene encoding beclin-1-like protein isoform X2 produces the protein MEHLVPPFKLTESANGTNGFMLVGDSGETESLSHHLKVRATLFDILSSSSCADHPLCDECTDSLLLLMDQQLRMTEGEWSDYNEYLKKLEIEQQHQGHEDIEMETLTKELQDVKSEEERMISELEALRKEEIATRNAIAQQERERERLQSEEERYWKEYSKHKRDLILAEDEYRSLECQLAYAASQLERLKKTNVFNATFHIWHSGHFGTINSFRLGRLPSAPVDWSEINAAWGQTTLLLTALARKMNLTFKRFRLVPFGNHSYIEALDQHRELPLYGSGGFKFLWDTKFDAAMVAFLDCLQQFKEQVEKGDSGFCLPYRMDRGKIEDSATGNSYSIKIQFNSEEQWTKALKFLLTNLKWGLAWVSSQFTKDEAEH, from the exons ATGGAACATTTAGTGCCGCCATTTAAATTAACTGAATCTGCAAATGGAACAAATGGATTCATGTTAGTTGGGGACTCTGGGGAAACAGAAAGTTTAAGTCATCATTTAAag GTACGGGCAACATTGTTTGATATCCTTAGTAGTAGCAGTTGTGCTGATCATCCACTCTGTGATGAATGTACGGATAGTCTTTTGTTATTAATGGATCAACAACTTAGAATGACTGAAGGGGAATGGTCAGATTATAATGAGTACttaaagaaattagaaatagaGCAACAACATCAGGGTCATGAAGATATAGAAATGGAAACTCTCACAAAAGAATTGCAAGATGTAAAAtctgaagaagaaagaatgaTAAGTGAATTAGAGGCAttgagaaaggaagaaattgcAACTAGAAATGCCATAGCTCAACaagaaagggaaagggaaaGGTTACAAAGTGAAGAAGAAAGGTATTGGAAGGAATATTCAAAACACAAAAGAGATCTCATATTAGCAGAAGATGAATACCGTAG CTTGGAGTGTCAGTTAGCTTATGCTGCTTCACAACTAGAGAGACTGAAGAAAACAAACGTTTTCAATGCTACATTTCATATTTGGCACTCAGGACACTTCGGAACTATAAATTCCTTCCGGTTAGGTAGATTACCAAGTGCACCAGTAGATTGGAGTGAAATAAACGCTGCTTGGGGACAGACCACTTTGCTATTAACAGCTCTTGCTAGAAAAATGAATCTCACATTTAAACGTTTTCGTTTAGTGCCATTTGGTAATCACAGTTACATTGAAGCTTTAGATCAACACAGAGAACTACCATTATATGGAAGTGGAGGATTTAAATTTCTATGGGATACAAAATTTGATGCAGCAATGGTCGCGTTTCTTGATTGTTTGCAACAATTTAAAGAACAAGTGGAAAAAGGAGACAGTGGATTCTGTCTTCCATATAGAATGGATCGTGGAAAGATAGAAGATTCTGCAACAGGAAACTCTTACTCCATCAA AATACAATTTAATTCAGAAGAACAATGGACCAAGGCATTGAAATTTCTGTTAACGAATTTAAAATGGGGCCTTGCTTGGGTTAGTTCCCAATTCACAAAAGATGAGGCTGAGCATTAG
- the LOC105665791 gene encoding uncharacterized protein LOC105665791, protein MQRTSSKIKRKMALKRKIAKSKEEQLYMLEVFADQVTLSPEIIDINKDNLLVCVRFVDLPEYEISVPQSKESDSNKSPGDSKFGKSCLFAKTPNSLIRAIRWSPMYLDLYRKDVACSNKNGAFLGTAKVSLPTCMCKHVIASQNDTNGLSTPCTVKDSFDVTDSSGKTSGNIAVVLRLSCFGSSIIEQFSLSGKSFMLEDSPLQKFLCPYILPESSKVEKDPKDESGLDKLLLKPPDSSPRIPMDHPAFKTLTMAEKLNDPKYRELIYKAYPDEPTCSCLPKDRSIHPMICPSGCTYPCCMKLRNPDILLKDENKRVEDPLVNTYCVDNTLPALYVLKQDSSSSKPTRLKGGGEVEQIYLDPSSFRWINYDTDHPWYNEKHNMESRLEGGGEDRDMSNCSCSGGPVMVSAQATSRDNDVIPIFDACTPRITSTGGTPGCICPGKDAKFPRGAAKCMKSPCLGIDCLIRAFKDAQDFVDSIGKVPGLPGLGLMDPSESPYFGRDINKDYVPPDRLASKRKIPHGTSQPAVATTAPTCTAPCSIKPMDDMRPHVVAYTPSIARGIVPPRLGIVREAIPVLPEAGLPTVPVKHRKKEEKKDEKTDKQKELEATSSALMDSEVGPCGEPRCKSRKKKPPDNGSATQSSTHVFSKTRTGVKRAAATAPKSRRKTKKGSKRDLKRRSPHSKQDNLTVHASMHDQHHDAKTVTRRSAMERSLGPGGDRYVAGSGIMTSQPAFPVSRRVMRYVYFVGDYYPGIHFGHRDCIDIPMRVPANMGWLWNTMDKAGKLKPRIGWRPGAIGRYLYEMLQDAKDVSMDEIEEEKAGIERTDRARADRGRVDRGKADRGRIDRGRLDRVKIDRGKTDRTKIIERARSAPSRPKSGTRRQRAGRTMSYQSMQKQSKMEGEDEGSGSPPTLHIHRKDGTYYVTMYPIRQETSAEPRLSEPMKPLQFKIVKNKDDASITSSSTASDMEIEFSPPAAVTRYRKKPDVVHVDTQVRQQEIIDAYKAEEFRRKARRGPRREKKLKKES, encoded by the coding sequence ATGCAACGAACATCGAGCAAGATAAAACGGAAAATGGCTCTAAAAAGGAAGATTGCGAAATCGAAAGAGGAACAGCTCTATATGCTCGAGGTGTTCGCCGATCAAGTGACTTTAAGTCCCGAAATTATAGACATCAATAAGGATAATTTACTCGTATGCGTGAGATTCGTCGATCTGCCAGAGTATGAGATAAGTGTCCCTCAAAGTAAAGAAAGTGATAGTAATAAATCACCTGGAGATTCTAAATTTGGAAAATCGTGTTTGTTCGCCAAGACTCCTAATTCCCTGATTAGAGCTATAAGATGGTCACCTATGTATTTAGACCTGTATCGTAAAGACGTTGCTTGCTCAAACAAAAATGGTGCTTTTTTAGGAACCGCAAAAGTGTCTTTGCCTACTTGCATGTGTAAGCATGTGATTGCTTCACAAAATGACACTAACGGTTTATCTACACCATGTACAGTAAAAGATTCGTTCGATGTAACCGATTCTAGTGGGAAAACGTCTGGTAACATAGCCGTAGTTTTAAGATTATCGTGTTTCGGAAGCAGTATCATCGAGCAATTTTCTCTGAGCGGCAAATCTTTTATGCTGGAAGATTCACCACTTCAAAAATTTCTATGTCCTTATATTCTTCCAGAAAGTTCAAAGGTTGAAAAAGATCCGAAAGATGAAAGTGGTCTggataaattattattgaagCCACCAGACTCTTCCCCACGTATTCCAATGGACCATCCCGCTTTTAAGACTCTAACAATGGCCGAAAAGCTCAACGATCCCAAATATCGAGAACTGATATACAAAGCCTATCCAGATGAGCCGACGTGTAGCTGCTTGCCCAAGGATCGTTCGATACATCCTATGATATGTCCATCAGGCTGTACTTATCCTTGCTgcatgaaattaagaaatcccGATATACTACTCAAGGACGAGAACAAACGCGTGGAGGATCCATTAGTCAATACTTACTGCGTTGACAATACCCTGCCTGCGTTGTACGTTCTGAAACAGGATTCTTCGTCTAGTAAACCAACTAGATTGAAAGGCGGCGGAGAAGTAGAGCAGATTTATCTGGATCCGTCTAGTTTCAGATGGATCAATTACGATACTGATCATCCCTGGTACAATGAAAAGCATAATATGGAAAGTCGACTAGAAGGTGGCGGCGAGGATAGAGATATGTCCAACTGCAGCTGTTCCGGTGGCCCGGTTATGGTTTCGGCACAAGCAACTTCTCGAGATAACGATGTAATTCCCATCTTCGACGCTTGCACGCCTCGGATAACGTCGACTGGGGGGACTCCTGGTTGCATTTGTCCTGGAAAAGATGCCAAATTTCCTAGAGGAGCTGCTAAATGTATGAAATCACCGTGTTTGGGGATAGATTGCTTGATTCGAGCTTTCAAAGATGCACAAGACTTCGTAGATTCCATTGGGAAAGTACCAGGATTGCCAGGACTCGGTTTAATGGATCCATCAGAGAGTCCTTATTTTGGTAGAGATATCAACAAGGACTACGTGCCTCCAGATCGACTAGCATCGAAGAGGAAGATACCACATGGGACTTCACAACCAGCAGTAGCAACAACGGCTCCTACTTGCACCGCTCCCTGTAGCATCAAACCTATGGACGATATGCGTCCTCATGTTGTTGCTTACACGCCTTCGATTGCACGAGGAATCGTGCCGCCTCGGTTGGGAATCGTCCGCGAGGCTATACCTGTTTTACCGGAGGCCGGTTTACCAACCGTGCCTGTAAAACataggaagaaggaggagaagaaggacGAGAAAACGGACAAACAGAAGGAGCTCGAAGCCACGTCGTCCGCGCTGATGGACTCGGAGGTGGGTCCTTGCGGTGAACCGAGATGCAAATCGAGGAAAAAGAAGCCACCAGATAATGGTAGCGCGACCCAGAGTAGCACTCATGTCTTTTCTAAGACGCGGACCGGTGTAAAGCGTGCCGCCGCTACCGCGCCAAAATCCCGTCGTAAAACGAAGAAAGGATCCAAACGGGACTTGAAACGCCGTAGTCCGCACTCGAAGCAGGACAATCTGACGGTACACGCATCGATGCACGATCAGCACCATGATGCTAAGACGGTGACTCGACGAAGTGCAATGGAAAGATCTCTAGGACCTGGTGGTGATCGCTATGTAGCTGGATCAGGTATTATGACCTCGCAACCGGCATTTCCAGTCAGCAGACGAGTAATGCGATACGTCTACTTCGTCGGTGATTATTATCCTGGGATTCACTTCGGTCACAGAGACTGTATCGACATACCCATGAGAGTCCCGGCTAACATGGGTTGGTTATGGAATACGATGGACAAGGCGGGAAAATTGAAGCCGCGCATTGGTTGGAGGCCGGGTGCCATTGGCCGCTATTTGTACGAAATGCTGCAAGATGCGAAGGATGTTTCTATGGatgaaatagaagaagaaaaagcaggAATAGAACGAACTGATCGTGCTCGAGCCGACCGAGGAAGAGTTGATCGTGGAAAAGCCGATCGTGGCAGAATCGATCGTGGAAGACTCGATCGCGTAAAAATCGATCGTGGAAAAACTGATCGCacaaaaataatagaacgtgCGAGATCAGCACCTTCGCGGCCAAAGAGTGGCACAAGAAGACAGAGAGCCGGAAGAACTATGAGTTACCAGTCGATGCAAAAGCAATCGAAGATGGAGGGAGAAGATGAAGGATCGGGATCTCCACCGACTTTACATATTCACAGGAAAGATGGCACTTACTATGTAACGATGTATCCCATTAGGCAAGAGACATCTGCCGAGCCTCGTTTGTCCGAGCCAATGAAACCGCTGCAGTTTAAAATCGTGAAGAACAAGGACGATGCTTCTATCACGTCTAGCTCGACGGCGTCTGATATGGAGATTGAATTCTCTCCTCCCGCAGCTGTAACCAGGTATCGTAAAAAACCTGATGTTGTTCACGTTGATACCCAGGTTCGTCAGCAGGAAATTATAGACGCGTACAAAGCGGAAGAGTTTAGGAGAAAGGCTAGAAGAGGACCTAGGAGGGAAAAGAAGTTGAAAAAAGAGTCATAA
- the LOC100647728 gene encoding beclin-1-like protein isoform X1 — protein sequence MVDMKSNVSFACQRCLQPLRLDPSFYHLGEHTLAELSLPIQQHVVGELEPQSGSMEHLVPPFKLTESANGTNGFMLVGDSGETESLSHHLKVRATLFDILSSSSCADHPLCDECTDSLLLLMDQQLRMTEGEWSDYNEYLKKLEIEQQHQGHEDIEMETLTKELQDVKSEEERMISELEALRKEEIATRNAIAQQERERERLQSEEERYWKEYSKHKRDLILAEDEYRSLECQLAYAASQLERLKKTNVFNATFHIWHSGHFGTINSFRLGRLPSAPVDWSEINAAWGQTTLLLTALARKMNLTFKRFRLVPFGNHSYIEALDQHRELPLYGSGGFKFLWDTKFDAAMVAFLDCLQQFKEQVEKGDSGFCLPYRMDRGKIEDSATGNSYSIKIQFNSEEQWTKALKFLLTNLKWGLAWVSSQFTKDEAEH from the exons ATGGTTGATATGAAAAGTAATGTGAGTTTTGCGTGTCAACGATGTCTACAACCTCTCAGACTAGATCCAAGTTTTTATCATCTCGGAGAACACACGCTAGCCGAACTTTCAC ttCCTATTCAACAACATGTAGTGGGTGAGCTAGAGCCCCAAAGTGGAAGTATGGAACATTTAGTGCCGCCATTTAAATTAACTGAATCTGCAAATGGAACAAATGGATTCATGTTAGTTGGGGACTCTGGGGAAACAGAAAGTTTAAGTCATCATTTAAag GTACGGGCAACATTGTTTGATATCCTTAGTAGTAGCAGTTGTGCTGATCATCCACTCTGTGATGAATGTACGGATAGTCTTTTGTTATTAATGGATCAACAACTTAGAATGACTGAAGGGGAATGGTCAGATTATAATGAGTACttaaagaaattagaaatagaGCAACAACATCAGGGTCATGAAGATATAGAAATGGAAACTCTCACAAAAGAATTGCAAGATGTAAAAtctgaagaagaaagaatgaTAAGTGAATTAGAGGCAttgagaaaggaagaaattgcAACTAGAAATGCCATAGCTCAACaagaaagggaaagggaaaGGTTACAAAGTGAAGAAGAAAGGTATTGGAAGGAATATTCAAAACACAAAAGAGATCTCATATTAGCAGAAGATGAATACCGTAG CTTGGAGTGTCAGTTAGCTTATGCTGCTTCACAACTAGAGAGACTGAAGAAAACAAACGTTTTCAATGCTACATTTCATATTTGGCACTCAGGACACTTCGGAACTATAAATTCCTTCCGGTTAGGTAGATTACCAAGTGCACCAGTAGATTGGAGTGAAATAAACGCTGCTTGGGGACAGACCACTTTGCTATTAACAGCTCTTGCTAGAAAAATGAATCTCACATTTAAACGTTTTCGTTTAGTGCCATTTGGTAATCACAGTTACATTGAAGCTTTAGATCAACACAGAGAACTACCATTATATGGAAGTGGAGGATTTAAATTTCTATGGGATACAAAATTTGATGCAGCAATGGTCGCGTTTCTTGATTGTTTGCAACAATTTAAAGAACAAGTGGAAAAAGGAGACAGTGGATTCTGTCTTCCATATAGAATGGATCGTGGAAAGATAGAAGATTCTGCAACAGGAAACTCTTACTCCATCAA AATACAATTTAATTCAGAAGAACAATGGACCAAGGCATTGAAATTTCTGTTAACGAATTTAAAATGGGGCCTTGCTTGGGTTAGTTCCCAATTCACAAAAGATGAGGCTGAGCATTAG
- the LOC105665792 gene encoding uncharacterized protein LOC105665792, which translates to MSCFGGSDDQIYMVEILIHKLTLTKSKIKDIGEYPVTVKVSFLDFPTFEITRDDFYSVKPPPPTEDGTLYFMIGRSCLFIKQPKHLVAELQSTTMKVGVFRLGDTYPIAETEITLPGCLCDQVAMAQNDPENLPKPFKVKGSFNLLDPGENPSGTLEMEMRMSCFGSSIMTHYELHPKFFAFRNKDREREFCVRRLVPSSYQEGVAKNISEYPDRTTLDELKGKAKEQPSKKKKGKGKGKGGEAGGRGR; encoded by the coding sequence ATGTCCTGTTTCGGTGGTAGCGATGATCAAATCTACATGGTCGAAATCTTGATTCACAAGTTGACGTTGACAAAGAGTAAAATCAAAGACATCGGTGAATATCCAGTTACGGTGAAGGTCTCGTTTCTTGATTTCCCCACATTTGAGATTACGCGGGATGACTTTTACTCGGTGAAACCACCACCACCAACCGAGGATGGCACCTTATACTTCATGATAGGCAGAAGTTGTCTGTTTATCAAGCAACCGAAACACCTGGTAGCAGAATTACAATCAACTACGATGAAAGTCGGTGTGTTTCGTCTTGGGGACACATATCCTATTGCTGAAACCGAAATAACGTTACCTGGTTGTTTATGTGATCAAGTAGCGATGGCTCAAAACGATCCAGAAAATCTGCCAAAACCGTTCAAAGTAAAAGGTAGTTTCAATCTGCTGGATCCTGGCGAAAATCCCTCAGGAACATTGGAAATGGAAATGAGGATGTCGTGTTTCGGTAGCTCGATCATGACTCACTATGAACTACATCCTAAGTTCTTCGCCTTTAGGAATAAGGACCGGGAAAGAGAGTTCTGCGTTAGACGCTTAGTACCATCTAGTTATCAGGAAGGCGTTGCTAAGAATATTTCGGAATATCCGGATAGAACGACTCTTGATGAATTGAAAGGAAAAGCAAAAGAACAACcatcaaaaaagaagaaaggaaaaggaaagggaaaaggTGGAGAGGCTGGAGGGCGAGGCAGATAA